A window of the Apodemus sylvaticus chromosome 15, mApoSyl1.1, whole genome shotgun sequence genome harbors these coding sequences:
- the LOC127666150 gene encoding protein kish-A-like — protein sequence MSAIFNFQSLVTVILLLISTRAYIRSLGPSILDRNKTGLLGIFWKCTRIGEHKRPYVAVCCIVMAFSILFRQ from the coding sequence ATGTCTgctattttcaattttcagagTCTAGTGACTGTAATCTTGCTGCTTATAAGTACGCGTGCTTATATCCGATCCCTGGGACCCAGCATCCTGGACAGAAATAAAACTGGACTATTGGGAATATTTTGGAAGTGCACCCGAATTGGTGAACACAAGCGTCCTTATGTCGCCGTATGCTGTATAGTGATGGCCTTCAGCATCCTCTTCAGACAGTAG